A single genomic interval of Dromiciops gliroides isolate mDroGli1 chromosome 1, mDroGli1.pri, whole genome shotgun sequence harbors:
- the SELENOM gene encoding selenoprotein M, which yields MESRDGALRGRGRGCASNGGLPAAGPYRTRGAQKGQMARRPCRSGLALAPPLSRNYDVAVPLPAKPPPPFSSSSSILPPSASVPAGRAKPSSRLGSCPDPHPTPCPLPDPSPRPRAPSAGPMRRLLPLLLLPGLFAAFQPDWNKLRGLARGRVETCGGUQLNRLKEVKLFVTQDIPYYHNLVMKYLPGADPELVLLGYQYEELERIPLRDMTREEINQLLKDLGFYRKSSPDAPVPPEYQNAPARPLGEKAPNPAPHGDAIPTRLEL from the exons ATGGAGAGCCGGGACGGGGCGCTGAGAGGGAGAGGTCGAGGCTGCGCATCGAATGGAGGGCTCCCCGCTGCGGGCCCCTACCGGACCCGGGGCGCTCAGAAGGGCCAGATGGCTCGCAGACCGTGTCGCTCCGGCCTGGCCCTGGCCCCTCCCCTCTCCCGGAACTATGACGTGGCAGTCCCCCTCCCCGCCaagccccctcctcccttctcctcctcctcctccatccttcCTCCATCTGCGTCCGTTCCGGCCGGTCGCGCTAAGCCGAGCTCCCGGCTCGGGTCCTGCCCggacccccaccccactccctgccccctccccgaCCCCAGTCCCCGGCCCCGGGCCCCCTCAGCCGGTCCCATGCGTCGCCTCCtgcctcttcttctcctcccggGACTCTTCGCCGCCTTCCAGCCCGACTGGAACAAGCTTCGTGGCCTGGCCCGGGGCAGAGTGGAG ACCTGTGGAGGATGACAGCTGAATCGGCTGAAGGAG gtGAAACTCTTCGTCACCCAGGACATCCCTTACTA CCACAACCTGGTGATGAAATACCTCCCTGGAGCCGACCCTGAGCTGGTGCTGCTAGGTTACCAGTATGAAGAGCTTGAG AGAATCCCCCTCCGTGACATGACCCGGGAGGAGATCAACCAGCTCTTGAAGGACCTGGGCTTCTATCGAAAATCCAGCCCGGATGCCCCCGTACCTCCCGAGTACCAGAATGCCCCTGCTAGGCCCTTGGGAGAAAAGGCGCCCAATCCAGCGCCCCACGGGGATGCAATACCCACTCGCCTGGAGCTCTAG